DNA from Pseudomonadota bacterium:
GTCATCTATGCGGCCCATAAGCCAGAAATAGCCGTCTTCATCTTTTCTTGCACCGTCGCCGGAGAAATAGAAACCTGGCTGCTGCACAAAATATGTATTGAAAAATCTTTCAGGTTCGCCGAAAACGCCTCTCATCATGCCGGGCCATGACCTTGTAATGCAAAGTTCGCCCTGTTCATTTACCGGTGCGTCTACTGCCGGCATGTCTGCCGATGATCTTGACTGCAGAGCACGGGCATGAACGCCAAAAAACGGAAGTGATGCTGAACCCGGCTTCTGCGCCCATGCGCCAGGAAGACCGGTAATAAGAATGCCGCCTGTCTCTGTCTGCCACCAGGTATCTACGATGGGGCATTTTCCGCCGCCTACGTTATTATAATACCACAGCCATGCCTCAGGACCGATAGGTTCGCCGACTGAACCGAGCAATTTCAAAGATGAAAGGTCTCTGCCCTTTGGCCATTTTTCGCCTTCTTTTGCAAGGGCTCTGATTGCCGTCGGTGCTGTATAGAAACTATTAACTTTGAACTTCTCAACTATCTGCCAGAATCTGTCAGGGTTCGGGAATGTAGGAACAGACTCGAACATAACGGAAGTTGCACCGTTTGCAAATGGTCCGTAAACGATATATGAGTGACCTGTAACCCAGCCGATATCTGCGGTACAGAAGAAAACTTCGCCGTCTTTATAGTCAAAGATGTATTTGAATGTAAGATATGTATAGACCATATAGCCGCCGATAGTGTGAAGCACGCCCTTCGGCTTGCCTGTTGAGCCTGATGTGTAAAGTATAAACAACGGATCTTCTGCGTCCATTTCCTCTGCAGGACATACATCACTGATATCAGATGCAGCCATTTCATCATTCCAGTATGTGTCTCTTCCTGCCTTCATGGGAACGTCAAAACCGTCGAGTCTCTTTACTACAATAACTTTATCAACAGTGTGGCCTTCTTTTGCCGAAAGATCACAGGCTATATCAGAATTTGCCTTGGAGCTTACGTGCTTCCCTGATCTCCAGTAGCCGTTTGCCGTGATGACAACCTTTGCGCCGGCGTCAAGAACTCTGTCCCTCAATGCTTCAGCAGAGAAACCGCCGAAGACGATTGTGTGGACAGCGCCGATTCTTGCACAGGCAAGCATTGCGATGGGGAGTTCGCCGATCATAGGAAGATAAATTGCAACCCTGTCACCCTTGCGGACGCCTTTTTTCTTCAGGACATTTGCAAACTTGGAAACTTCTGTCAACATCTGTTTGTATGTGTATTTCTTTACATCATCTTCAGGTTCTCCCTGGAAAATAAGTGCTACCTTGTCGCCTTTTCCTTTTGCAACCTGAAAATCAAGACAGTTATAAGATATATTTGTCTTACCGCCGACAAACCATTCCAACTGACCTTTGGCAAAATCTTCTCTGTTAACCTTTAACCATGGTTTAAACCAGAACAGATCTTTTGCTACATTGCCCCAGAATGTTTCCGGATCTTCAACTGACTGCTTCCACATTTTTTCATACTCTTCTCTACTTTTAATGTATGCCTGATCAACAAACGCTTTTGATGGGGGAAACCTATCCATCGTTTTCTCCTCTGCCATTTCAACCTCCTGATTAATATTGATTATGCTGCTATTTAGCTTTCTGTTTAGAACGTTTTATTCTAAACATCTCTATAATATGTTGTCAATAGAATTTTGTTAATATTTTCACAATAATAGTGTTACAAAACATCATTGTTAATAATTAAAATATAATCGCCATTTGCCCGACATTAATAAGCCATTATTCTACAGCAATCTATGCACGATACAAGATTTTAAAGGCAAAATATTGCGTTTTTTAATAAAGACAAAGAACTTTAATTATTAATAAACGTTTTCACCGGGTTTTTAAAATCTCTTGATGATTCCTTGTGAATCTTTTAATATATTGCTTCAGATATGAGACCTTAAGAAAAATAAAATTATTAAAAAATATAATGGTCATCATTTTGATTCGGTAGTTTGGGACAGAAAACACGAGTAGCCGACTTATAAAAAACAGGTATTGTCAAAAGTTGAATGAAAAATTGATAAGAAGGTTGAATAAAGATAAGCCCTTACAAGTCATAATAAGGGAGAGGCAACAGGAAGTATGGGAAATGAAGAAGGATTTCTTCATTTCCGCCTGATTCACATAAACGTATATGTGAATCAGGCTTGGGTAGGCAGCGGCATGGCAGGGATGTTTCAGATTCGGATGGGCTGTGAGACTTGCAGGCCGTAATCGTACTGAACGTACGATGTAGGATCGCAAGTCGAAGCAGAGCGCCGAAGATGAATATCCCAATCATGCCGCTGACTGACCAGGAGAAAATAGCTGTTAAATGCTACACAAACAAAACGAATGTGATAACTTTTGACAATACATAAAAACAATTAAGGAGAGCGACAAATGAAAATTGAAGAGGCCATGCAAAAATTAATAAAAGGCAACGAACGGTTTACAGCTTCAAAACCTATCCATCCTAATCAGACGTCCGAACGTCGTAATGAAGTCTCAAAAGGTCAGAAGCCTTTTGCCGTAATAGTAGGCTGCTCAGATTCACGCATACCCCCGGAAATAATTTTTGATCAAGGTTTGGGTGACCTTTTCGTTATACGTGTTGCCGGCAATATTATCGATGATGTTGCCCTTGGGAGCATTGAATATGCTGTTGGCCACCTGGGCACTGAGCTTGTTATAGTACTCGGTCACGGAAAATGCGGCGCAGTAAGTGCAACCGTTCAGGGCGGTGAAGCACATGGCCATATTGCCTGTATTGTGAATGCTATTGCACCTGCTGTAGAAAAAGTGAGAAACCAGTCCGGCGATCTGATTGACAATGCCATTAAGGCCAATGTCGAACTTGTTGTCAACCAGATTATATCTTCAAAACCGATTCTTTCTGAACAGGTAAAGGAAAGCAAATTGAAAGTGGCAGGCGCATATTATAATATTGAGAGTGGAGTTGTAGATTTTATTTAAAATCAACTGCACACCTGATAAAACTGATTAATTCACAAAGGCCAAATACATTATTAAACATTTCACAGCAATCAGCTGCATTGTTTTTATAAGGCATGTCTGGTAGCTGTATTCATCATAACGATTCTGCAGATTCGGACTTCTTTTGCCTCTTTGTGATGATTATGCTATATAATTGCCATGGACTATCCGAAAATACGGTATATTGAAGCACATCCCATTCAGCATGAAGGAAAGGAACTGGTAATACTCAACGATGCGGAAGGGATTATGGAAAACTCCCTTATTGTATCAAAGGATCTGGTTTTTCTTCTTTCTCTTATGGACGGAACAAGGTCCTTACGGGACATTCAGGCAGAATATATGAAAGCCTTCGGCGAGCTTCTTTATATCGAACACATTCAGAAGCTCGTTGAAGATATGGATAAAAATCTACTCCTCTTGAGTGAAAACTTTAAGCAGCATCTTGCCGGGTTGAAAGAAACGTATGAAAATGACCCTGTCAGGATGCCATTCCATGCGGGAAAGAGTTATCAGGCAAACAGAATGGAATTGCTTTCATTCCTTGATGAAATGTTCAGGACAGAAAAGAAAGAAACACCTTATGGCAGGATTACAGGTGTACTTGCCCCCCATATCGATTACGAAAGAGGGGCAGAGGTGTATTGTGATACCTATAATTCCTTAAAAGGCCAGGGTAAATCCCTTCTCATTATATTAGGCACATCACACTACTCTACTGAAAAAATATGGAACATATCATTGAAAAGCTTTTCGACACCGCTTGATGTAATACCAAACTCGGAAGATTTTTGCACGCTCATTAAGGATAATGATGTACTAAAAAACTACATCAATGAGTGGCCCCACAGGAACGAACACTCAATCGAACTCCAGTTGCCGCTGCTTCAGTTTGTGATCCAGGATGATTTTGAAATTCTTCCGATCCTTACAGGCTCGTTGTACGAATATATGAAAGGCGACAGAGATATTGAAACAGACCGGGAGCTAAAAGATATTATTGATAATTTTAAATCAGTTCTCACCCGATACGGAAAACCATATATCATCATATCAGCAGCCGATCTTGCACACATTGGGGCGCAATTCGGAGACAAGTACAGCCTTGATGCTCTGACGCTCGGTCAATCCAGCGCAAAAGACGAGGAGCTTTTAAGGTGCATCGGCAATGTTGATGCAGACGGTTTTTTCAAAACAATTCAAAATGAAGGAGACAGACGCAGGATATGCGGACTGACCCCGATATATTTCCAGCTAAAATTGCTCGAAGGCAGTATGGGTAAAATAGTCAGCTACAAACAGTGGACCGATGGCCAATCATCTGTCAGCTTTGCAGGAGGGCTTTTCTATGACAAGCAGACATAAGACCATACACTATAAATGCAACTTATTTACGAAATAAGCCAATATTTAGCCCCTATTAAAACGCCAGAAGCCTTATCGCCTCTTCCCATAGACAATCCTCATGAAAAGATTAAAAAAACCTTTATGTATTTTTGCAATTCGGTTAAAATAAATTTTGTCGAGAAATGTATTCTATGAAAAATTCAGAAGAATTGTATAAGACTGTTTTTGAAAATACCGGAACCGCTACTATTATAAGTGAGGGGGATACTACAATTTCTCTTGCAAACATGCAGTTTCAAAGATTATCAGGCTATTCAAATGACGAGTTGCAGTCCAAAAAAAGCTGGACAGAATTTATTGCTAAAGATGACCTTGAAAAGATGCTGCATTATCATAACTTACGAAGAATCGATCCTGATTCCACCCCGAAAAATTATGAGATAAAGTTCATTACCAGACAAGGGGATGCAAGGGATATTTCCATTACGGTTGATCTGGTACACGGAACACAGAAAAGTGTTCTATCGTTTATGGATATAACGGATTTAAAAAGGGCGGAAAGGGAAGTCCGACAGTTGAACGAGGAACTGGAAAAAAGGGTAAGGCAACGCACTATACAGCTTGAGGATGCAAACAAAGAGCTTGAGGCGTTTTCATATTCGGTTTCCCATGACCTCCGTACACCTCTCATAAGTATCGAAGGGTTTTCCCGTATGCTCTCAAAAAAATATGGAAAAGACCTTAATGAAAAGGCACAAATATATCTCGATGCAATTCTTAAAAGTACAAAGCAGATGAACCGGTTGATAGATGACCTCCTTACATTGTCACGTTTGAAAAGAAAAGATTTCGAGGTTGAGGACATGGATATCAGCGAGATTGCAAGAGATGTTTTCGAAGAGCTTAAGATGATAAACCAGGGACGTCAGTTTAAACTTTTAATCAATAATGTCCCTCATGGAATCGGCGATCCTTCAATGATACGCGAGGTATTTTTGAACATTCTTTCCAATGCGGTTAAATTTACTAAACACAAAGATGTTGCAGTCATCGAGGTAGGCGGGGAAGCAGGAAAAGACGAAAATATATTTTTTGTGAAGGATAACGGCGCAGGTTTTGATATGGAAAATGCAGAAAAGATCTTCGGTGCCTTTCAGAGGCTGCACAGCGATACCGAATATGAGGGAACAGGCATCGGACTCACAATTGTACAAAGGATAATTTCCCGGCATGGCGGCAGGGTATGGGCCGAAGGAAAGATAGATGAAGGCGCCACATTCTATTTTACATTACCGCTAAAGCCTGTTCATGGTTAATTTAGAAGCTTCGCGGTTTTCTAAAGGCAGTGAATAGTGAATAGTATTTAGTGAATAGTAAAAAATGGAAGATAAGATTAAAAATTTCAAGGATTTGAAGATATGGCAAACTAGTATGGAATTAGCAAAGGTTATTTATCAAGAAACAGATTCTTTTCCTGCAAAAGAGACTTACGGAATAATAAGTCAGATGCGGAGATCTGCTGTGTCAGTACCTTCAAACATAGCCGAAGGTTTCATGAGAAGGTATAATAAGGAGTATAAACAGTTTTTGTATGTAGCACTCGGGTCATTAGCAGAGCTGGAGACTCAGGTGCTGCTTTCTGAGGAATTGGGTTTTTTGAAGAAAACTGAAGCTATTGATATCCATACCAACATTAACGAAACCAATAAAATGATTACCGGATTAATAAAATGTCTTTAACTGTTCACTGCCTTTTAACTATTCACTATTCACTGTTCACTATTCACTGAATTTCAAAAAGGGGTATTATGGCAACAAAGAAAATAATGGAAAGCCCGGAATTTCTGTACCTGCCTCTGGGAAGCATTATAGTGGAAGAACAGATTCGTTCATCTGCGGTGAAAGACGGTATCTGGCAGCCCAAAAACTCGGTATGGAAACAATCCCGGCAAGAATTG
Protein-coding regions in this window:
- the acs gene encoding acetate--CoA ligase, which encodes MAEEKTMDRFPPSKAFVDQAYIKSREEYEKMWKQSVEDPETFWGNVAKDLFWFKPWLKVNREDFAKGQLEWFVGGKTNISYNCLDFQVAKGKGDKVALIFQGEPEDDVKKYTYKQMLTEVSKFANVLKKKGVRKGDRVAIYLPMIGELPIAMLACARIGAVHTIVFGGFSAEALRDRVLDAGAKVVITANGYWRSGKHVSSKANSDIACDLSAKEGHTVDKVIVVKRLDGFDVPMKAGRDTYWNDEMAASDISDVCPAEEMDAEDPLFILYTSGSTGKPKGVLHTIGGYMVYTYLTFKYIFDYKDGEVFFCTADIGWVTGHSYIVYGPFANGATSVMFESVPTFPNPDRFWQIVEKFKVNSFYTAPTAIRALAKEGEKWPKGRDLSSLKLLGSVGEPIGPEAWLWYYNNVGGGKCPIVDTWWQTETGGILITGLPGAWAQKPGSASLPFFGVHARALQSRSSADMPAVDAPVNEQGELCITRSWPGMMRGVFGEPERFFNTYFVQQPGFYFSGDGARKDEDGYFWLMGRIDDVVNVSGHRMGTAEVEAALNSFAVAVAESAVVGFPHDIKGEDLYAYVILKTGATASDDLKKQLVAHVRKEIGPIAAPGKIQFVSGLPKTRSGKIMRRILRKVASGEIDQIGDTTTLADPAVVDEIVKGRQ
- a CDS encoding carbonic anhydrase — protein: MKIEEAMQKLIKGNERFTASKPIHPNQTSERRNEVSKGQKPFAVIVGCSDSRIPPEIIFDQGLGDLFVIRVAGNIIDDVALGSIEYAVGHLGTELVIVLGHGKCGAVSATVQGGEAHGHIACIVNAIAPAVEKVRNQSGDLIDNAIKANVELVVNQIISSKPILSEQVKESKLKVAGAYYNIESGVVDFI
- the amrB gene encoding AmmeMemoRadiSam system protein B, whose protein sequence is MDYPKIRYIEAHPIQHEGKELVILNDAEGIMENSLIVSKDLVFLLSLMDGTRSLRDIQAEYMKAFGELLYIEHIQKLVEDMDKNLLLLSENFKQHLAGLKETYENDPVRMPFHAGKSYQANRMELLSFLDEMFRTEKKETPYGRITGVLAPHIDYERGAEVYCDTYNSLKGQGKSLLIILGTSHYSTEKIWNISLKSFSTPLDVIPNSEDFCTLIKDNDVLKNYINEWPHRNEHSIELQLPLLQFVIQDDFEILPILTGSLYEYMKGDRDIETDRELKDIIDNFKSVLTRYGKPYIIISAADLAHIGAQFGDKYSLDALTLGQSSAKDEELLRCIGNVDADGFFKTIQNEGDRRRICGLTPIYFQLKLLEGSMGKIVSYKQWTDGQSSVSFAGGLFYDKQT
- a CDS encoding ATP-binding protein — translated: MKNSEELYKTVFENTGTATIISEGDTTISLANMQFQRLSGYSNDELQSKKSWTEFIAKDDLEKMLHYHNLRRIDPDSTPKNYEIKFITRQGDARDISITVDLVHGTQKSVLSFMDITDLKRAEREVRQLNEELEKRVRQRTIQLEDANKELEAFSYSVSHDLRTPLISIEGFSRMLSKKYGKDLNEKAQIYLDAILKSTKQMNRLIDDLLTLSRLKRKDFEVEDMDISEIARDVFEELKMINQGRQFKLLINNVPHGIGDPSMIREVFLNILSNAVKFTKHKDVAVIEVGGEAGKDENIFFVKDNGAGFDMENAEKIFGAFQRLHSDTEYEGTGIGLTIVQRIISRHGGRVWAEGKIDEGATFYFTLPLKPVHG
- a CDS encoding four helix bundle protein; protein product: MEDKIKNFKDLKIWQTSMELAKVIYQETDSFPAKETYGIISQMRRSAVSVPSNIAEGFMRRYNKEYKQFLYVALGSLAELETQVLLSEELGFLKKTEAIDIHTNINETNKMITGLIKCL